In one window of Tenacibaculum mesophilum DNA:
- a CDS encoding ThiF family adenylyltransferase encodes MYSRNRIYIKPEEQELIKNYPILLGGSGIGSNIAECALRLGFEKITIVDGDEVELSNLNRQNYTEDDIKTDKVEALSKRLLSINPKADITVHNCFITKENIHSIIEGHKVAVNALDFTSDIPLMFDKICRDKGVPIIHPYNLGWGALVSVITPDSLSLESIAKEEEKFNEVKMVEYAVSYMKFWGKPQKWIEDVIEEYKKEKEVLPPPQLSVASWLVASICTHLLFNISVGKPVKKFPEFYLSSINS; translated from the coding sequence ATGTATAGTAGAAATAGAATATATATTAAACCAGAAGAGCAAGAACTGATAAAGAATTATCCAATCTTATTAGGCGGTAGTGGTATAGGTAGTAATATTGCTGAATGTGCATTAAGGTTAGGTTTTGAAAAAATTACTATAGTTGATGGTGATGAGGTTGAGCTATCAAACTTGAATAGGCAAAATTATACTGAAGATGATATTAAAACGGATAAAGTTGAAGCGCTTTCTAAAAGATTGTTATCAATTAATCCGAAAGCAGATATTACGGTTCATAATTGTTTTATTACAAAAGAAAATATACATTCAATAATTGAAGGACATAAAGTAGCGGTAAATGCTTTAGATTTTACGTCTGACATACCATTAATGTTTGATAAGATTTGTAGAGATAAAGGGGTGCCAATTATTCATCCATATAATTTAGGCTGGGGAGCTTTAGTTTCTGTAATCACACCAGATAGTTTATCGTTAGAATCAATAGCCAAAGAAGAAGAGAAGTTTAACGAAGTAAAAATGGTAGAATACGCAGTAAGTTATATGAAGTTTTGGGGAAAGCCTCAGAAATGGATAGAAGATGTTATAGAAGAATATAAAAAAGAGAAGGAAGTATTACCTCCTCCTCAACTATCTGTAGCCTCATGGTTAGTAGCGTCTATTTGTACGCACTTGCTGTTTAATATTTCAGTGGGGAAACCTGTGAAAAAATTTCCTGAGTTTTACTTGTCGTCAATTAATAGTTAA
- a CDS encoding outer membrane beta-barrel family protein: MKKQVLNMILLLMCTNILSQITYNGVVVDTKKQPISLANVILYDSINNKLIDGVTTDDRGEFRLKVKEKTSFFIEISFLGFKTKKINVTTNDLGNIVLEEDTSLLKEVIITSKKQTLVRKNDRLVFNIDKTVAQELGSAVEVLRVTPNIVIRDDQLTMLGKSFVRVMVNSKMLPLTGDDLRGYLASINSSDIVRVEVITVPPSEFEAEGNGGVINIVLKKEKKDFWSAVARMSSTQRTLFSYGRSLALNYKKKNTYLTVNISNGLYLKRNIFRNNNFFSNETWRGNGPSEYEDEYLNYRLSFTQTLTEKWELGLGYSGTNSDIISSTGNKDLIYDLKDELKYSLLSDGVSNKDAKSHALNFYNTIKLDSLGKKISLDVDYYKSTSFKEGENKGERREQNTITPTFSNNTSIDYDFENISGKIDVSLPYNSIDIKLGGKVSFSQTNNDFKFYDSFNGTPVLDENQSNVFNYDEHIYAAYVSGTKKISEKFSAKAGLRLESTVTKSYSKSNNQSNENKYTKFFPTLYLTYKLKGEQSLSFNVSRRLNRPRFESLDPFKIVVNPFKTIQGNPFLQPSFITNTELIFNSKKNELKVYSQKITEGYEQISELDPVSKVVNYTYYNHLDIENYGITDTYIFDKLKWLTSYNTIDIGYSKMSSSIPETIREQEGFNAFVQTQNYIKLNSKKTLSLGVNYYHVFAAKQNVSRHGGYGPLDLSLRLKLLKGDLNLVMYANDILKTSVTTVTGYYNNVKTTYNNYYDSRSLSFIVRYTFGNKNIRTKRDRSGNRDIQNRAQ, from the coding sequence ATGAAGAAACAGGTTTTAAATATGATTTTGCTTTTAATGTGTACAAATATCCTCTCACAAATAACGTACAATGGGGTGGTTGTTGATACAAAAAAACAGCCAATTTCTCTAGCCAATGTAATTTTATATGATTCTATAAATAATAAACTTATAGATGGAGTAACTACTGATGATAGAGGGGAGTTCAGATTAAAAGTAAAAGAAAAAACTTCATTTTTTATTGAAATAAGTTTTTTAGGTTTTAAAACCAAAAAAATCAATGTAACAACTAATGATTTAGGTAATATTGTTTTAGAAGAGGACACAAGCTTACTTAAAGAAGTAATAATAACTAGTAAAAAACAAACATTAGTTAGGAAAAACGATCGTTTAGTTTTTAATATAGATAAAACAGTTGCTCAAGAGTTAGGTTCTGCCGTAGAAGTATTGAGGGTAACACCAAATATAGTTATTAGAGATGATCAATTAACAATGCTTGGAAAAAGTTTTGTAAGAGTGATGGTTAATAGTAAAATGTTGCCGTTGACGGGAGATGATTTAAGAGGGTACTTAGCCAGTATTAATAGCTCTGATATTGTTAGAGTTGAGGTAATAACAGTGCCACCTTCAGAGTTTGAGGCTGAAGGAAATGGAGGAGTAATTAATATAGTTCTTAAAAAAGAAAAGAAAGATTTTTGGAGTGCCGTAGCCCGCATGTCAAGTACCCAGAGAACATTATTTTCCTACGGAAGAAGTTTAGCTCTAAATTACAAAAAGAAAAATACATATTTAACTGTAAATATTTCTAATGGACTTTATCTAAAAAGAAACATTTTTAGAAATAATAACTTTTTTTCAAATGAAACATGGAGGGGTAATGGACCTTCAGAATATGAGGACGAGTATTTAAATTATAGATTGTCATTTACTCAAACTTTAACTGAAAAATGGGAATTAGGGTTAGGATACTCAGGAACAAACTCAGATATAATTTCTTCGACAGGTAATAAAGATTTGATTTACGATTTAAAGGATGAGTTAAAGTATTCCTTATTATCTGATGGAGTTTCTAACAAAGATGCCAAGAGCCATGCGTTAAATTTTTACAATACAATTAAACTAGATAGTTTAGGGAAAAAGATTTCGTTAGATGTAGATTATTATAAGTCTACTTCGTTTAAAGAAGGTGAAAATAAAGGAGAAAGGAGAGAACAAAATACGATAACTCCTACTTTTTCAAACAATACGAGTATAGATTATGATTTTGAAAATATTTCAGGAAAAATAGACGTATCGTTACCCTATAATTCAATAGATATAAAGTTAGGAGGTAAAGTGTCTTTTTCTCAAACTAATAATGACTTTAAGTTTTATGACAGCTTTAATGGAACCCCAGTTTTAGATGAGAATCAATCTAATGTATTTAATTACGACGAGCATATTTATGCAGCATATGTATCAGGAACTAAGAAAATTTCAGAAAAGTTTAGTGCAAAAGCAGGACTTAGATTAGAGAGCACAGTAACTAAATCATACTCTAAATCAAATAACCAATCGAACGAAAATAAATATACTAAGTTTTTTCCTACACTATACCTTACATACAAATTAAAGGGAGAACAGTCACTATCGTTTAATGTAAGTAGGAGATTAAATAGACCTAGATTTGAAAGTTTAGATCCTTTTAAGATAGTTGTAAATCCCTTTAAAACAATACAAGGTAATCCGTTTTTACAACCTTCATTTATTACTAACACAGAACTAATATTTAATTCTAAAAAGAACGAATTAAAGGTATATAGTCAAAAGATTACAGAAGGGTATGAGCAAATTTCAGAGTTAGATCCTGTAAGTAAAGTGGTAAACTATACGTATTATAATCATTTAGATATAGAAAATTACGGAATAACAGATACGTATATCTTTGATAAATTAAAATGGTTGACTTCGTACAACACGATAGATATAGGGTATTCTAAAATGTCTTCATCAATACCTGAAACTATTAGAGAACAAGAAGGGTTTAATGCCTTTGTACAAACTCAGAACTATATAAAATTAAATTCTAAAAAAACGCTATCACTAGGGGTTAATTATTACCATGTTTTTGCAGCAAAACAAAATGTTTCAAGACATGGAGGTTACGGTCCTTTAGACTTATCTCTTAGATTAAAACTACTAAAAGGAGATTTAAACCTAGTGATGTATGCTAATGATATTTTAAAAACAAGTGTAACTACTGTGACAGGTTATTATAACAATGTTAAAACAACTTATAATAACTATTACGATTCAAGATCATTAAGTTTTATAGTAAGATACACATTTGGAAATAAAAATATTAGAACAAAAAGAGATAGATCAGGTAATAGAGATATACAAAATAGGGCTCAATAA
- a CDS encoding response regulator transcription factor → MENNINDFFSMKNTVDNISENELLKTSDYLAPIKAFARTTYKSIYIIDYQKKGFEYVSDNPLFLCGHTSEEVKEMGYAFYFKYVTPPDLDLLLKINTVGFDFFEKLPIEERLFYTISYDFNIKNQEKKTILINQKLTPLFLNNDGKVWKAICIISLSTEQHSGNIKIYKQGDNKMFTYNLEGKYWKTEEKITLTNREKEILQYSARGFKINEIAESIFVSPDTVKFHRKKLFDKLEVANITEAISFATNNRLI, encoded by the coding sequence ATGGAAAACAACATCAATGATTTTTTTTCAATGAAAAACACTGTTGATAATATTTCTGAAAATGAACTTCTTAAAACATCTGATTATTTAGCTCCTATAAAAGCTTTTGCAAGAACTACTTATAAAAGTATTTATATTATTGACTATCAAAAGAAAGGATTTGAATATGTTTCTGATAACCCCTTATTCTTGTGTGGTCATACATCTGAAGAAGTAAAAGAAATGGGATATGCCTTTTACTTTAAGTATGTTACACCTCCCGATTTAGATTTACTTTTAAAGATAAATACAGTAGGGTTTGATTTTTTTGAAAAACTGCCTATTGAAGAAAGATTATTCTACACAATTTCTTATGACTTTAATATCAAAAATCAAGAGAAAAAAACCATTTTAATAAACCAAAAATTAACTCCTTTATTTTTGAATAATGATGGTAAAGTTTGGAAAGCTATATGTATTATATCTTTATCTACAGAACAACACTCTGGAAATATCAAAATATACAAACAAGGAGACAACAAAATGTTTACTTATAATCTAGAAGGTAAATATTGGAAAACAGAAGAAAAAATAACACTTACAAATAGAGAAAAAGAAATATTACAGTATTCTGCAAGAGGTTTTAAAATCAATGAAATAGCTGAATCTATTTTTGTATCTCCTGATACTGTTAAATTTCACAGAAAAAAATTATTTGACAAATTAGAAGTTGCTAACATAACAGAGGCAATTTCTTTTGCTACCAATAATAGACTTATTTAA